One Nicotiana tomentosiformis chromosome 4, ASM39032v3, whole genome shotgun sequence genomic window carries:
- the LOC138910553 gene encoding uncharacterized protein, translating to MTVVQNENNELISTRTVTGWRICMDYRKLNAATRKDYFPLTFINQMLERLAGRSHFFFLDGYSRYNQITITPEDRDNMSFTCLYGIFAFRRMMFGLCNALDTFQGCMLAIFIDIMEVFMDDFSVVGNSFEDCLHNLRRVLKRCVETNLELNWEKCHFMVQKDIVLGHRVSSKGIEVDHAKVDVIEKLPPPTSVKEVRTLRYLIAKKESKPRLIRWGLLLQVFNLEIRDKKGTENQVADHLSRLEGAKKKVEVEYITKTFPNEKLLVVTMKETPWYADIANYLASSIRCIPEKDQSSILQACHASPYGGHFGGIKIAVKLLESGLYWLTLFKDAHAWITLWHLNKSQRSSFQAAPKSEKKNQLSTDKEVVGQQQAKKQKVPAPLQFVND from the exons ATGACAGTTGTACaaaatgagaataatgagttgatTTCAACTCGTACAGTCACGGGTTGGCGAATTTGCATGGATTACAGAAAACTGAATGCTGCCACCCGGAAAGACTACTTTCCCCTGACATTCATTAACCAAATGTTGGAAAGATTGGCAGGGAGGTCTCACTTCTTCTTTTTGGATGGATATTCAAGGTACAATCAGATCACAATAACCCCCGAGGATAGAGATAACATGTCATTTACTTGTCtgtatggcatctttgcctttcgaAGAATGAtgtttggcctatgcaatgcactgGACACCTTTCAGGGGTGTATGTTAGCCATttttattgatattatggaagtctttatggatgatttctcagtggtaGGGAATTCATTCGAAGACTGTCTTCACAATTTGAGAAGAGTGTTGAAAAGGTGTGTGGAGACAAACCTGGAGCTGAACtgggagaagtgccattttatggtacaaaaAGATATAGTTTTGGGACATCGAGTATCAAGTAAGGGTATTGAGGtcgaccatgctaaggttgacgtgattgagaagttgccaccgcccacttcggtcaaggaagtaagaa cacttaggtacttgatagcaaagaaggagtcaaagccacgcttaATCCGATGGGGTCTTTTGCTACAAGTGTTCAATTTGGAGATCCGCGATAAGAAAGGAACGgagaaccaagtggcagaccacctttCAAGGTTGGAGGGAGCTAAAAAGAAAGTAGAGGTTGAATACATAACGAAGACATTCCCGAATGAAAAATTACTAGTAGTGACAATGAAAGAGACACCTTGGTATGCTGATATCGCTAACTATTTGGCAAGCagtatt aggtgtatccccgagaaagatcaaTCTTCCATTTTGCAGGCCTGTCacgcttcaccatatggtgggcaCTTTGGAGGAATTAAGATAGCTGTGAAATTGTTGGAGTCGGGTTTATATTGGCTGACTctattcaaggatgcccatgccTGG ATAACACTATGGCACCTAAACAAATCACAACGGTCATCCTTTCAGGCTGCACCTAAGTCCGAAAAAAAGAATCAGCTGTCTACGGACAAAGAGGTAGTTGGACAGCAGCAAGCAAAGAAACAGAAGGTTCCTGCGCCACTACAGTTTGTCAATGACTAG